From the genome of Cytophagales bacterium WSM2-2:
CCATAAGGCTTTTAGAACAAATTCCTGCGAAGAATCCAATTTTAATCGGGTTATCATTTGGAGGAATGATGGCAATGGAAATAGCCAAGCATATACCAATAAAGAAGATCATTCTTATTTCTTCGGCCAAAACAAAAAGAGAAATTCCATTTTACTTTCGATGGATTGGATTTCTCCGGCTACATAAGTTGGTACCTACTCCGGTTTTGAAGAAATCAAACATCGTAACCCGCTGGTTCTTTGGCGCAAAAACAATTGATGGAAGAAAAATCCTAAGAGAAATTCTTAGGGAAACAGACTCTGCATTTTTGAAATGGGCCATCGACAAAATCGTAAACTGGAAAAACGAGTCTGTTCCCAGCTCCTTGATTCACATTCATGGAACGGAAGACAAAATTATTCCAATTCGATTTGTGAAAAGTGATTTTCAAATAGAAAAGGGAGGCCACCTTATGACCTTGACTCATTCAAATGAAATTTCAAAGCTGCTTAAGTCTGCCTCAAATTGACTACTTCTTCTTCGCTTTCGCTCCAGCTCCTTTTTCTTTAGACTTAGACGCAGTCTTTTCAGGTTTGGCGGCAGTCTTGGGTTTAGGTTTAGTTTCAGCCTTCTCTGATTTCACGGGCTTAGCTGGTGCGGGAGTGGACGACACAGGCGCAACAGCCTTAGGAATATGAGGCAACTGATTATTCGCTTCGCGTTCTATTTCACGAACCTTCCGGAGAATATCTTTCTCGTGATCGGTATCTATTTTTTCTTTCGAGAGTTCTTTATTGATTGACTGATCAATTGTCAAAACCTTTGTTGATAAGTTTGCACGATTTTTTCCAATACGCTGATAAAGTTCATCGAATCGTTGGCGTACCGTTTCTTTCAGTTGATTGAGTTGATCGGTTGTCAGTGCTTTTTTTGTTTCCATGGGCTAAATATGTTCCACAAGATAGGAAGCACGCCAAACTATACCAATTCACATTTATATTACAGAAAGAGAATGCCTCTCGTTAATAATAGCTACGCGAGGCATTCTCCAAAAATTCGTTCGCGATTACTTACTTGCCTAACTCAGTCAATTTATCGGCATCATTGTTTATTGAGAGAATAAGCAGCGATGTTGCCGTGCAAAACACCGGGCTGGTGATGCAGTGGTGTCCGCTCCAGCTGCCGTCATCATTTTGAATTCTTAGTACACGGCCCGACATATTATCGTACCATTTGTTCCAGCCGTTGTCTTTGCCGATGATCATCGATTCGCCTGTCTGTAAGTAACTGAGAAATTCCTCGCCACCATTACTGCCGAATCCGTCCATCACATCCTCGCGCTGTGCCTGCACTTTCGCGGAGTTGTAAACATTGTAAGCTGTAGAATATTTCATGGCGTCATCCTTCGAATACCCGATTTTTTCGAGTGATTCGGAAGTTGCCGGTGCATTCTGATCCAGTCGACCAGCTTTCTTAGCATTAGTCAATTCCTCTTCCACTTTGCGTGCCTCTTTTGCGCTCGCTCTTGCCGAACCTGTCACAGAATATAACATGACACCTGCACCCATCTCCGTATTTACAGCGCCAGTCCTGGCATCATAGTTTCCTTTCTGAAAATCACGAGCCCTGGTCAAAGCATCGTTATCAACCGTAGCTCCTTGTGCCTGTGCGGATTCCAAAGCGTTCGTTGCAAAAGAAGATTGCAACACGCCAGCCCAGCCAGAGCCGGAGATGCTTCCGTCTTTGCTTTGCGCATGCTGAATTTTTGATACGCAGATTTCGAGATCTTTCTTTGCGCGAGCTTTCAGTTGTGGGTTGCTATCAAGGTACGGCAACAGGTTTGATAAAAATTGCGCTGCCAGGATCACGTCAATGTTCTGGCCCAGTTTAATTTGAATTTGTGTACCCGTTTGGTCAGTAATGTTATTGCTGTTGCGATCTGAACTCTCAACCATTTTCAAAATATAATTCACCGCATTCGTCAGCTGTTGTGCATAAAGTCCGGAGTTGAGTGTCGTGCCTGTTCGTAACAGCGCCATTGCGACCATAGAAGTAGTTGCTGGATCAGCTTGCACTGCGTGCGGGTCCATGACGTCCTGACGTGAATGACTTCCCGCTCCCCAGCCGCCACTCGGATGCTGTGCTTTGACGATCCACGTCAGTCCCTTTTCTATAGAGACAGCTACCTTCTGAGGTGTTTTGTAAACGAAATTGCTGTCAGATGATTCTTCGCCCATCAAGGTGCGAAACACACAGCCTTTAGGAATGCTGCGATACGTGGTACGATAAGTGGCCTTGTTCTTCTTGTTAGACGAAAATGATGAAAAAACCAGGGCAGAGATCGTCAACAATCCAATGCCAGCCACAATGTGAACTACTTTTAAAGTCTTCATAACCGTAATGTTTTTCTACTGAGATGCAGGTCAGCAGAAAATTCCATACGGAATAATTGACTTTTTTATTGAAGTTTTCAGATTTGAAGAATGCCTGGGTTTTAGAGGATTAACAGATCGCAAACCTCAATTGTTTTATCCAAATCCTGGTAAGTAAGGGCATCAGATAAAAACCATGTCTCGAAAGGCGATGGTGGCAAATAAACTCCATTTTGCAACATCCCATGAAAAAACTTCTTGAAAATCTCATTGTTGCCAGGAGTAGCACTTTTGAAATCAGTCACTTCGTTTTCACAAAAATGAACACTGATCATGGAGCCGAGTTTGTTGATAATGAACGGAAGATTCTTTTTACTTAGGACTTCCCGAAGTCCTTTCTCCAGGTAAATCGTTTTCTTTTCAAGTTCAGTAAAAATCCCCGGTTGCTGATTTAAAATGGAAAGTGTAGTAAAACCAGCGATCATCGCCAATGGATTTCCAGATAAGGTTCCTGCCTGGTAAACATCTCCCAACGGAGCAATTTTGCTCATGATTTCTTTTCGTCCACCAAACGCGCCAACGGGCAGTCCTCCTCCAATCACTTTTCCAAAAGTGACCAGATCTGCTTTGATATTGTATAATTCCTGAGCTCCACCTTTTGCCAACCGGAAGCCCGTCATCACTTCATCAAAAATCAGGACAGCTCCGTACTTGTCACAAAGCGATCTCAAGTGCTGCAAGTAGCCTGGCTTGGGAGGTACGCAACCCATGTTACCGGCTACCGGTTCAACGATAATTGCAGCCAAGTCATCCTTGTTTGCTACAACCAGTTTTTCTATTTCTTCAAAGTCATTGAATGATGCTACCAGCGTGTCGTCAACAACAGCCGCAGGAATCCCTGCGTTAACTTTGATGTTCAATGTTGCCACACCACTTCCCGCTTTTTTCAGAAAGGCATCGCTGTGCCCGTGATAGTGACCTTCGAACTTGATAAACTTTGAGCGGTTAGTAAATCCGCGTGCCAATCGGAGTGCCGACATGCATGCTTCTGTTCCGGAATTCACAAAACGTATGAGGTCAATGCCCGGAACCATTTGTGTGATCAACCGTGCGAGTTGCGTCTCTTGTTCTGTCGGAGCGCCAAACGAAACCGCTTGAGTTGCCTGCTGCTGCAACGCCTCCACTACTTTCGGATGGCTATGGCCCAGGATCATCGGACCCCAGGAGTTGATGTAGTCTATGTACTGCTTTCCGTCCGCGTCAAAAAGATAGGCGCCCTTCGCAGATTTCATAAACAAGGGAGTGCCTCCCACTTGCCGAAAGGCGCGTACCGGTGAATTCACTCCGCCGGGAATAAATTGCTGCGCCTCCTGAAATAATTTTTCGCTGTTGGTCATAGTCTACTTAATTGTCTTCGCAAAATCTTTAGCGAAGTAGCTGACGATAATATCTGCACCCGCTCTTCGGATAGCTGTGAGCGACTCAATCATCGTTTGCTTTTCATCAAGCCAGCCGTTCGCTGCCGCTGCTTTGATCATTGCATATTCTCCCGACACCTGATAAGCTGCCACCGGTACTTGCACGCTGTCTTTTACTCTTCGAATGATGTCGAGGTAAGCGCCTGCCGGTTTTACCATTACGATATCAGCGCCTTCTTCTACATCTTGTAATGTCTCTTTCAAAGCCTCTGTGCTGTTTCTAAAATCCATCTGGTAAGTTTTTTTGTCTCCGAAACCGGGAGCGCTATCCAACGCATCACGGAATGGTCCATAAAAGCTAGAAGCATACTTGGCGCTATAAGAAAGAATTCCTGTTTTCGTGAATCCTGCTTCATCAAGTTTTTTACGAATTGCTTTTACGCGGCCATCCATCATGTCTGACGGTGCAACAAAATCAGCTCCCGCTTGTGCATGTGAAACCGACATTGCTGCCAACACTTCCACCGTGGCGTCATTTACAATTTCCTGCCCGGATACAATACCGTCATGGCCGTAGCTTGAATAGGGATCGAGCGCAACATCCGTCATCACGACCATTGTAGAATCAATTTCCTTGATCAAACGAACTGCGCGCTGCATCAGTCCCTGCGGATTCACCGCTTCCTTCCCTTCATTGTCTTTCAGGTTGTCAGGTACCTTCACGAATAAAAGAACTGAACCCAAACCCAGTTTCTTCAATTCTGCTATTTCATTTTTCAACAAATCAAGGCTCAGTCTAAAATATCCGGGCATAGAAGCAATTGCTTCGCGCTTGTTGTTCCCTTCCATTATAAATAGAGGGACAATAAAATTGTCGGGTGTCAGTGAAGTTTCGGCTACCATATTTCGCACGACACTATTGGTGCGAAGCCTCCGATATCTTTTATTTAGTTCCATATTTCAGATTGGAAAATTTCAATGAATTCTACTATACCCATTGTTTCGGGTTCCTCAACACTTGAACCAGCTCTTCCTCTCTTGATCCTGACTCTGGTTGATCAGAGTATTCAAAACGTGCTCTTGGAGGTAAGCTCATCAGAATGCTCTCGGTGCGGCCGTTGGATTTAAGTCCAAAGATGGTTCCGCGATCATGGATCAAATTAAACTCTACGTATCTCCCCCGGCGAAGTTCCTGCCAGCGAACTTGTCCACCAGTGAAAGGCAAATTTTTTCTTCGTTCTATAATCGGCAAGTAAGCCTCGATAAATGCCTTCCCACAAGTAGACGAAAAATTGAAAAAGAAACTCTCGTCCCGTAAGGAATCTGGTCGCAGGTAATCATAAAAAATTCCGCCAACTCCTCTTCGTTCATTTCCGCGATGTGCGTTGTTGAAGTAATCATCGCACTGTTGTTTGAACTTAGGATAAAATGAGCTATCCGACTGGTCACATGCTTTCTTCAGCGTTTGATGAAAATGAACTGCGTCTTCATCAAATAAATAATAAGGAGTAAGGTCGGCTCCTCCACCAAACCAGGAGTCGATTTTATTTTTATGCTGATCATACAATTCGAAGTAACGGAAATTGGCGTGCACGGTAGGTATCATCGGACTAACCGGATGTAATACCAAAGAAATGCCAGTTGCAAAAAAATGAGAGCCACTTGTTTTTAACTGCGATGCGAGTGCGGGAGTCACTTCTCCAAAAACGGCAGAACGGTTCACTCCTCCTTTTTCAAAAATCTTTCCATTGGAAATGACTCGTGTGACACCACCACCTCCGCCTTCGCGTTGCCACAGGTCCTCATGAAACTTCTCCCTTCCATCGACCTTTTCAATGGCATGGCAAATCGAATCCTGAAGTTCAGTAATCAATTTTTCAAATCTGTCTTTCATCGTACTATCCAAGTCGAGAGCTATCCTCTAAAATTTTTTACAGTGTCAACAAATATTTTTGCGTTTTCGAACGGAGTTTGCGGCAGAACTCCATGACCAAGGTTGGCAATGTAGTTTCCCTTGCCAAAGTTTTTAAGCATTGCAATTGTCTCTTGTTCCACATTTTTTGCCGGGCCAAGCAGCACGATTGGGTCGAGGTTGCCTTGCAACACGGCTCCTAAAGTGCGCTTTGCAAAAGAAGGCTCGACACTCCAATCGAGACCCAATGCAGAAGCCCCGGTTTTTTCCAACTCAGGCAAAGCAAACCAGGCGCCCTTGGCATACAAAATCACAGGCACCTTTGGCTGAATTGCTTTTACAATTTTATCCAGGTACGGAAGAGAAAATTTCCGGTAATCTGATGGAGACAATAGCCCGCCCCAGGAGTCAAAAATCTGTACGGTGTCAACACCTGCCTCAATCTGCATATTCAGATATATAACGCTCGCCTCCGTTATTTTTTCAAGAAGTACAGCCGCTAATTCCGGGCGTTGGTAGCAAAACTGTTTCGCCTTTGCAAAATCTTTGGACCCCTTGCCTTCTACCATGTAGCAAAGTAAAGTCCAGGGTGATCCGCAGAACCCAATCAACGGGACTTCATTTTCAAGTGCGTCTTTGACTGCTTTTGTAGTTGGCAATGCATACGAAAGAATCTCTTCTGTTCGGGAAGGATTCAATCGGTCGATTTGCTCTTTTGTGCGAACAGGATCGGCAATGATCGGGCCTTTGCCTTCAGCAATTTCAACTTCCACACCGAGCGCTTGTGCAATCACCAGGATATCTGAAAAAAGAATGGCCGCATCCACACCTACCTGTTTCACCGGCATCACTGTTATTTCAGCTGCCAGTTGTGGGTTGCGAACCCTTTCGAAGAAAGAATATTTTTCACGGAGCTTGATGTAGTCGGGAAGATATCGACCTGCCTGACGCATAAACCAAACTGGAATACGTTCTGTTTTTTCTTTTCGCAATGTTCTCAATAAAAGGTCGTTCTTCATTATTCAAATATTTCAACTGTTTGTTAGTTCCTATAAGCCTGATTGATTCAAACGCTCCAGAGCTTTGATCACCTGGCTGCTTTTCATCACTTTATTAAATTCCACCAGCAACACACCGGTGTCAGGGTATGAGGCAACCCAGGTATTTGTAAATCCGCGATCACGGAGGTAATCTGCAGTGGTCGAGCCAATGCATGCAAAAATGGTGTGCGGAGAAAGCGAATTATGTTTCAATATACTTTCTGCCGAACGTGGGCTGAAAACAAAAATTGCATCAAATCTTTTATTGAATTCAGGAAACATCATTTCACTTTGATGAGTAATCACTTTTGAAATTTTTGTTCTGGTTTCTTTTACAATTTCACCCAATTCCGCACGATGTTCGCCACCGCAGAAATAAACCGCACGTTCAAAATTTTGCCTGGCCAGGTCTGACGCAAGAGACTTCATGCTTTCGAAACTTCTCGTAGTGATTTCCGGATCCAGTTTTTCCAATTCTTTCTTCACCCAACTTCCAATACAATAAATTTGTTTGGGAGCAGCCGTTATAAATTTCTTTACCGCCTCCATGGAGTTTCTGCTGGATATGATCCATACATCACTCGGTACCGGAACGCTTGCAACATTCAATAGGGTGATCTTCAATGCTTCCGTCACCTCAAAATTCCAACCCCACGACTTAATAAGGTCCATGTGATCTTGTGAAAGTTTCTTGGTCAGAAGTACGTTCATCTGTTCAGCTCGCGATTCAGTTTTCTAAACTCCTCTAAAATTCTTTTTCCCTCGTCCGACTGTCGAATATCTTCCGCTGCTTCCTTCCCTATTTTTTTCCAATCGCTCAATTGCATTTCTTTTTCTGTATTCACTTCGCGTCTGCCATCAAGACTTGAGATAGCTCCATTGAAATGAACTTTGGTTCCATCGATTACGGCCAAAGCGCTGATCGGCACCGAGCATCCGCCTTCCAGGTGGTACAGAAAATTCCGTTCAATGCTGATCCTGATTTCAGTCAATTCATGATTGATCTTACGGCAAGCCTGAAACGCATATTCATCGTCCGTGCGACACACTATGGCAATTGCCCCCTGGGCCGGGGCCGGCAGCATCCAATCCAGCACGGCAAAATCTTTTGGGAGTAAATTCAGTCGCTCAAGTCCTGCTTTCGCAAAGATGATTCCGTCCCAACCCTCTTCCTGAAATTTTCTAAGTCGTGTTTCCACGTTACCACGAACGTTGACCAGTTTGTGTTTCGGGTATCGGCTCAGCCACTGGCTTTTCCTTCGAATGCTGCTTGTTGCGATGACAGCATCCTCTTTCTTTGGATCAAACCCAGACTTATGCACTAAAATATCATCTGCACTGGCACGTTCCAGGACTGCTGCTATCACGAGGCCTTCAGGTAAAATAGTCGGCACATCTTTGAGCGAATGCACTGCCAGATCGGCCTGATCGTTCAATAAAGCCGTATCCAACTCCTTCGTGAAAACTCCCTGCACCCCCATGGCATAAATGGGTTTGACGAGGTCGATATCACCAAGCGTTTTAAGCGGAATAAGGTTGCACTTTAAGCCATGTTGCTCCAGGCTTGCCTTCACAGCATTGGTCTGCCATAAAGCAAGAGAACTGTCGCGCGTGGCCATTCTTAGTGTCTGCGATGACATTGTGATAAAATTGTTCGTACTGTGCCGGTGATGTTGTGCGGCTCTTTCTGCGTTCCTGCCAATCAAAAAACTCTTGCGCCTTTGCTTTGACAATCGCTTTTACTTTTGGAATCTCGGACATGCGCTTGTCAAGTGTTTCGTTCACGGTAGCGGAAATCTGATCGACATCGAAAACTTTCACTTCACTATACTGATAGACATCTTGTGCCACATTTCGCGGCATTGATAAATCAAAAATGAATCTCACCGGTGTATTCTGTACATGTGAAAGGTGTAAAACCGGCTCAGGAGCACTTGTCGCTACAATCACTATTTCGCTTCCACTCACTACGTGCGCAAGAGAAGTAATAGGTGCAGAATTCAACCCGTGCTTTGACGCTATTTCGTCCAGTTTTTTCTCATCGCGATTGACTAGTGTAATCTCTGCACCCGGCAAGTGTTGGATCATGTACTTCAACGTATTGTGCCCAATCTTGCCCAAGCCCACTACGCATATCTTGTGAAGCTTGTCGCGATCCATGATTTTTTTCAACTGCTGCACCACGGCATACGAAACCGAAACCGTGCCGTCAGAAAATGCAGTCGTATTTTTGATGGTCTTCGAAACGAGAATGGCCTGGTTCACTACTTTTTCTAAATATCCATTGGAGCGACCCAATTGCTTTGACAGTTGAAATGCATTCCGTATTTGTCCGATGATCTCATAGTCACCGGGAATTTGTGAATCAAGTCCGGAAGCCACCGTCAACAAGTGATTAACAGCATCATCGCTCTCTTTCACATAAATGCTTTCAGAAATGTCTTGATGCGACACTCCGCTCAACGATTTCAAAAAAGACATCAGGACGTATTCGCATGGAGCAAATCCATAGATCTCCGTCCGGTTACAGGTGGATAGAATCAAATAGTGCTCAAGGCATGGTGACGCATGCTTGTAGACTTCTGCACTGCGGGCAGGAGTGATTGAAAATTTACTACGATGCTGGGTGTCAGTCTTTTGAAAATTAACTCCAACTACATAGAATTTTCTGGCAAATCCAGCAAGACCCTTCGTATCTAAAATACCCATGAACGGCAAAGATCAACCCCCAAAAAACAACAAAATACCTATATCGGGATAAAAAATACCAAAATATCATGCTTTTGAAGAGCCAAATGATCGGCTTGGCTTATTTTCGTGCCTTTATGAAAAATACAGGTCTGATTTTGGTCAATCTCGGCTCCCCCGATAGCTATAAAGTGAAAGATGTACGCAAGTACCTCCGCCAGTTTTTATCTGATGGACGAGTGATTGACGTGCCTTACCCGCTGCGCAAACTGATTGTGGAAGGGTTTATTCTCCCTACCCGTCCGAAGAAGTCGGCAGAAGCCTACAGATCGGTTTGGATGAAGGAAGGTGCACCACTGAAAGTACTTACTGAAAATTTCAGACAGGCACTGAAGCCGATGATCAATTTGCCGATGGCCACCGCCATGCGTTACGGAAATCCAACGCCCGAGGCTGCACTTCAGGAACTGGAGCAGCAGCATCCTCAGTTGGAAGAAGTTCTGATTGCACCGTTGTATCCGCATTACGCGATGTCATCTTATGAAACAGCTTATTTATATGTGCAAAAAAAAATCCGGAAGCTGCGGCCCCAGTTGAAATTCAAAGTGCTTCAGCCTTTCTATGACGAAAAAAACTATATCAGTGCGTTAAGCAAGTCGGTTGCCCCTTACCTTACCAAACCGTACGATCATATTTTATTCAGTTACCACGGATTACCGGTGAGGCATTTGAAAAAAACTGATCCGACTAAGTCACATTGCTACCTCACTGACCGGTGCTGTGATGTGCCATCACCGGCATGGAATTTTTGTTACAAACACCAGGTGATACAAACCACGAAGCTGGTAGCTGCGGAATTGAAAATTCCTTCGCACAAGTTCAGTTATTCTTTTCAATCGAGGCTTGGAAGCGATGAGTGGATCAAGCCATTTACAGATGTTCAGCTCCAGAAATTTCCGAGCCAGGGCGTGAAGAACCTGTTGGTTATATGTCCGGCTTTTGTTTCAGACTGCCTGGAAACATTGGAAGAAATTGCCATTCGTGGAAAGGAGAGCTTTGAGGCAGCGGGTGGTGAAAAACTTACGTTCATTCCCAGCCTTAACGCAGATTTGCAATGGGTAGAAACTTTTGCGGGGTATGTTAAGGAGGCGGATGTTAATCACAGCCGTCTGTGGCTTTCGCCACAAACGTTGTGATATTCTAAACCAATTAAGCCAACCCTATCGACCTGCCGATTCGGGGAAACGGCAGAAAAAATTCATTTTAGTTGATCCCCGGGAAGGGATACTATAATCTACGAAACTGTGACACTATTTGGATTTTAGCCTTTTAACATTTTTTTGGAACGTATTTACAGTCTTCAAAAACCACATTATCACTAAGTTCAATTCTTAACTTTGCAGGCGTATGCAGAATCTCGTTGAAAGACCCCCGGCAAAAGCAGCAGGAAGCATCAAGGTTCTTTTCGAGAAAGACGATTTGTCGCTTTCCGTTGCCGAAAATACATCAGGTGAAACTCAGGCTACTGACGCAACCCTGATCAAGAGTATGATTCACTTCTATTTCTGTGTGGACGGGAGCGCGCTCTTTGCATTTGGCCCGCATTATAGCCGGGAGATCACCCGTCAGAAAAACTATTTTTTTTATAATCCCGAAAAGAACCTGCCCTTTCAATTGCAGTTGACGCCAAATACAAGGATGGTATTTATGACCATCTCCCTGGAGAGCATGCACAAGCTTTTTGTACACGATGCCCTTCCTTTTCTGAAAGCGGAAAACGTGAGTCAAAAATTTTATGATGAGCGAGAAATTCCTTCCTACTTGTTGCTTGTACTCAACCAGCTTTTCAACACTCACTTGAGTGAAAGCGCAGCCAAACTGTACTACCAGGGAAAAGCTCTTGAACTTTTGAGCCTTTACTTCTCCGAGACTAAACCCGACACTGAAAGTTGTCCTTTCCTTAACGACCAGGAGACAGTTAGGAAAATAAAACACGCGAAAGAGTACTTGTTGAAAAATTCGGACTCACCGCCAAGTCTGAAAGAGCTGGCGAAGTTTGCAGGCCTCAACGAATATCAACTCAAAGCGGGCTTCAAAGAAATTTACGGCAACAGCGTCTTTGGTTTCCTACTCGATCACAAACTCGACCATGCGCGTATGCTTCTGGACACACACAAATACCAGGTGAATGAAGTTGCCTACCAACTCGGCTATACTAACCCCAGTCATTTCATTACTGCGTTCAAGAAAAAGTTTGGAGTTACCCCGAAGAAGTATTTGATGGGGAAAAATTAAATTCGTTATTGGTTATTCGTTATCAAAACAGAAAAAACGTTTCCTTTATCCTGACTAACGAATATCGATTAACTAAAAACGAAATGGACTTCACTTCTCACGATTACTTTATGGGCGAAGCTTTGAAAGAAGCACGCAAAGCTTTTGATAATGGTGAAGTTCCTGTTGGTGCTGTTGTTGTCTGCCAAAATAAAATCATTGCCAGAGCACATAATCAAACTGAACAGCTTACCGATGCCACTGCTCATGCCGAGATGATCGCTGTCACGGCTGCTTCCAACGGGCTTGGTTCAAAGTATTTAAGCGATTGTACATTATATGTCACACTGGAGCCGTGCGTGATGTGTGCGGGAGCCCTTCACTGGGTTCAACTTCAAAAGTTAGTTTATGGCGCTGAGGATTTGCAGCGGGGCTTTTCCCTCGTGAGTACACCTTTGCTCCATCCGAAAACAGAGATTATCAAAGGCATAAAAAAAGATCCTTCCAAAGAACTGATTGACTCTTTCTTTAGAAGGATCCGTGAA
Proteins encoded in this window:
- the hemF gene encoding coproporphyrinogen oxidase, with product MKDRFEKLITELQDSICHAIEKVDGREKFHEDLWQREGGGGGVTRVISNGKIFEKGGVNRSAVFGEVTPALASQLKTSGSHFFATGISLVLHPVSPMIPTVHANFRYFELYDQHKNKIDSWFGGGADLTPYYLFDEDAVHFHQTLKKACDQSDSSFYPKFKQQCDDYFNNAHRGNERRGVGGIFYDYLRPDSLRDESFFFNFSSTCGKAFIEAYLPIIERRKNLPFTGGQVRWQELRRGRYVEFNLIHDRGTIFGLKSNGRTESILMSLPPRARFEYSDQPESGSREEELVQVLRNPKQWV
- the hemB gene encoding delta-aminolevulinic acid dehydratase, with amino-acid sequence MELNKRYRRLRTNSVVRNMVAETSLTPDNFIVPLFIMEGNNKREAIASMPGYFRLSLDLLKNEIAELKKLGLGSVLLFVKVPDNLKDNEGKEAVNPQGLMQRAVRLIKEIDSTMVVMTDVALDPYSSYGHDGIVSGQEIVNDATVEVLAAMSVSHAQAGADFVAPSDMMDGRVKAIRKKLDEAGFTKTGILSYSAKYASSFYGPFRDALDSAPGFGDKKTYQMDFRNSTEALKETLQDVEEGADIVMVKPAGAYLDIIRRVKDSVQVPVAAYQVSGEYAMIKAAAANGWLDEKQTMIESLTAIRRAGADIIVSYFAKDFAKTIK
- the hemE gene encoding uroporphyrinogen decarboxylase, with the translated sequence MKNDLLLRTLRKEKTERIPVWFMRQAGRYLPDYIKLREKYSFFERVRNPQLAAEITVMPVKQVGVDAAILFSDILVIAQALGVEVEIAEGKGPIIADPVRTKEQIDRLNPSRTEEILSYALPTTKAVKDALENEVPLIGFCGSPWTLLCYMVEGKGSKDFAKAKQFCYQRPELAAVLLEKITEASVIYLNMQIEAGVDTVQIFDSWGGLLSPSDYRKFSLPYLDKIVKAIQPKVPVILYAKGAWFALPELEKTGASALGLDWSVEPSFAKRTLGAVLQGNLDPIVLLGPAKNVEQETIAMLKNFGKGNYIANLGHGVLPQTPFENAKIFVDTVKNFRG
- the hemA gene encoding glutamyl-tRNA reductase, with product MGILDTKGLAGFARKFYVVGVNFQKTDTQHRSKFSITPARSAEVYKHASPCLEHYLILSTCNRTEIYGFAPCEYVLMSFLKSLSGVSHQDISESIYVKESDDAVNHLLTVASGLDSQIPGDYEIIGQIRNAFQLSKQLGRSNGYLEKVVNQAILVSKTIKNTTAFSDGTVSVSYAVVQQLKKIMDRDKLHKICVVGLGKIGHNTLKYMIQHLPGAEITLVNRDEKKLDEIASKHGLNSAPITSLAHVVSGSEIVIVATSAPEPVLHLSHVQNTPVRFIFDLSMPRNVAQDVYQYSEVKVFDVDQISATVNETLDKRMSEIPKVKAIVKAKAQEFFDWQERRKSRTTSPAQYEQFYHNVIADTKNGHARQFSCFMADQCCEGKPGATWLKVQPYSA
- the hemH gene encoding ferrochelatase, with the protein product MIGLAYFRAFMKNTGLILVNLGSPDSYKVKDVRKYLRQFLSDGRVIDVPYPLRKLIVEGFILPTRPKKSAEAYRSVWMKEGAPLKVLTENFRQALKPMINLPMATAMRYGNPTPEAALQELEQQHPQLEEVLIAPLYPHYAMSSYETAYLYVQKKIRKLRPQLKFKVLQPFYDEKNYISALSKSVAPYLTKPYDHILFSYHGLPVRHLKKTDPTKSHCYLTDRCCDVPSPAWNFCYKHQVIQTTKLVAAELKIPSHKFSYSFQSRLGSDEWIKPFTDVQLQKFPSQGVKNLLVICPAFVSDCLETLEEIAIRGKESFEAAGGEKLTFIPSLNADLQWVETFAGYVKEADVNHSRLWLSPQTL
- the hemL gene encoding glutamate-1-semialdehyde 2,1-aminomutase is translated as MTNSEKLFQEAQQFIPGGVNSPVRAFRQVGGTPLFMKSAKGAYLFDADGKQYIDYINSWGPMILGHSHPKVVEALQQQATQAVSFGAPTEQETQLARLITQMVPGIDLIRFVNSGTEACMSALRLARGFTNRSKFIKFEGHYHGHSDAFLKKAGSGVATLNIKVNAGIPAAVVDDTLVASFNDFEEIEKLVVANKDDLAAIIVEPVAGNMGCVPPKPGYLQHLRSLCDKYGAVLIFDEVMTGFRLAKGGAQELYNIKADLVTFGKVIGGGLPVGAFGGRKEIMSKIAPLGDVYQAGTLSGNPLAMIAGFTTLSILNQQPGIFTELEKKTIYLEKGLREVLSKKNLPFIINKLGSMISVHFCENEVTDFKSATPGNNEIFKKFFHGMLQNGVYLPPSPFETWFLSDALTYQDLDKTIEVCDLLIL
- the hemC gene encoding hydroxymethylbilane synthase; translation: MATRDSSLALWQTNAVKASLEQHGLKCNLIPLKTLGDIDLVKPIYAMGVQGVFTKELDTALLNDQADLAVHSLKDVPTILPEGLVIAAVLERASADDILVHKSGFDPKKEDAVIATSSIRRKSQWLSRYPKHKLVNVRGNVETRLRKFQEEGWDGIIFAKAGLERLNLLPKDFAVLDWMLPAPAQGAIAIVCRTDDEYAFQACRKINHELTEIRISIERNFLYHLEGGCSVPISALAVIDGTKVHFNGAISSLDGRREVNTEKEMQLSDWKKIGKEAAEDIRQSDEGKRILEEFRKLNRELNR
- a CDS encoding squalene--hopene cyclase; this encodes MKTLKVVHIVAGIGLLTISALVFSSFSSNKKNKATYRTTYRSIPKGCVFRTLMGEESSDSNFVYKTPQKVAVSIEKGLTWIVKAQHPSGGWGAGSHSRQDVMDPHAVQADPATTSMVAMALLRTGTTLNSGLYAQQLTNAVNYILKMVESSDRNSNNITDQTGTQIQIKLGQNIDVILAAQFLSNLLPYLDSNPQLKARAKKDLEICVSKIQHAQSKDGSISGSGWAGVLQSSFATNALESAQAQGATVDNDALTRARDFQKGNYDARTGAVNTEMGAGVMLYSVTGSARASAKEARKVEEELTNAKKAGRLDQNAPATSESLEKIGYSKDDAMKYSTAYNVYNSAKVQAQREDVMDGFGSNGGEEFLSYLQTGESMIIGKDNGWNKWYDNMSGRVLRIQNDDGSWSGHHCITSPVFCTATSLLILSINNDADKLTELGK
- a CDS encoding AraC family transcriptional regulator, whose translation is MQNLVERPPAKAAGSIKVLFEKDDLSLSVAENTSGETQATDATLIKSMIHFYFCVDGSALFAFGPHYSREITRQKNYFFYNPEKNLPFQLQLTPNTRMVFMTISLESMHKLFVHDALPFLKAENVSQKFYDEREIPSYLLLVLNQLFNTHLSESAAKLYYQGKALELLSLYFSETKPDTESCPFLNDQETVRKIKHAKEYLLKNSDSPPSLKELAKFAGLNEYQLKAGFKEIYGNSVFGFLLDHKLDHARMLLDTHKYQVNEVAYQLGYTNPSHFITAFKKKFGVTPKKYLMGKN